Proteins from a genomic interval of Scomber scombrus chromosome 11, fScoSco1.1, whole genome shotgun sequence:
- the dtna gene encoding dystrobrevin alpha: protein MIEDCGWSGDNMADRRQLFVEMRAHDLDSIRLSTYRTACKLRFVQKKCNLHLVDIWNVIEAFRECGLNTMDLNAELTVARLEVVLSTIFYQLNKRMPTTHQIHVEQSISLLLNFLLAAYDPEGHGKISVFVGKTALATICGGKILDKLRYIFSLISDSSGIMVYSQFDQFLREVLKLPMSVFEGPSFGYTEQAARTCFAQQKKVSLNTFLDTVMSDPPPQCLVWLPLMHRLANVENVFHPVECSYCHTESMMGFRYRCQQCHNYQLCQDCFWRGHASDSHSNQHQMKEYTSWKSPAKKLSHALGKSLSCASSREPLHPMLSEIPEKPLNLAHIVPPRPVNITNEYSLSHSMPTSGNPYSTKKLNYNLDVADRLADEHVLIGLYVNLLQNNPKTCLLESSNHQDEEHSLIARYAARLAADAAAQQQRVPTDLPCSLDANKQQRQLIAELESKNREILQEIQRLRLQHEEASQPPPDKGQQNPTLLAELRLLRQRKDELEQRMSTLQESRRELMVQLEQLMMLLKQEEERRQATQGPGSPRSSPSHTINRSIPTPIHSDSAGTTPTHTPQDSLMGVGGDVQEAFAQGPRRNLRNDLLIAADSITNTMSSLVKELNSEGGSETESTVDSDFGRGEVLATTSSDPFFPYKPRTTSAAEEESYENDLEQQLEDELKLEELMKHRQEPDKACMVTLQQ, encoded by the exons ATGATTGAAGACTGCGGGTGGAGCGGTGACAACATGGCAGATAGAAGGCAACTGTTTGTCGAGATGA GGGCTCATGATTTGGACTCCATACGATTATCGACATACAGAACAGCCTGCAAACTCAGATTTGTGCAGAAGAAATGTAATT TGCATTTGGTTGACATCTGGAATGTCATTGAGGCTTTCCGAGAATGCGGCCTCAACACCATGGACCTCAATGCTGAGCTCACAGTGGCTCGTCTAGAAGTGGTACTGTCCACTATTTTTTACCAGCTGAACAAGCGCATGCCCACCACCCACCAGATCCACGTGGAACAGTCCATCAGCCTGCTGCTCAACTTCCTGCTGGCAGCCTACGACCC GGAGGGCCATGGCAAGATATCTGTCTTTGTTGGGAAGACGGCCCTGGCGACCATCTGTGGAGGGAAGATTCTGGATAAATTAAGAT ATATTTTTTCACTGATATCAGATTCCTCTGGGATAATGGTGTACTCACAGTTTGACCAGTTTCTGAGGGAGGTTCTCAAATTACCTATGTCGGTTTTCGAGGGACCTTCTTTTGGTTACACTGAACAAGCTGCAAGAACCTGCTTTGCACAGCAG AAAAAGGTCTCCCTCAACACATTCCTTGATACGGTGATGTCAGACCCGCCCCCTCAGTGTCTGGTGTGGTTACCACTCATGCATCGGCTCGCTAACGTGGAGAACG TCTTTCACCCGGTCGAGTGCTCCTACTGCCATACTGAGAGTATGATGGGCTTCCGCTACCGCTGCCAGCAATGTCATAATTACCAGCTCTGTCAGGACTGCTTCTGGAGGGGGCATGCCAGCGATTCCCATAGCAACCAGCACCAAATGAAGGAGTATACGTCATGG aAATCCCCTGCTAAGAAATTATCCCATGCACTCGGTAAGTCCCTGAGCTGTGCATCCAGCAGAGAGCCTCTTCACCCCATGCTTTCCGAGATACCAGAGAAACCTCTGAACCTAGCTCATATTGT GCCACCAAGACCGGTGAATATCACCAATGAATACTCACTCTCCCACTCCATGCCTACGTCAGGGAACCCTTACTCCACCAAAAA GTTAAACTACAACCTTGATGTTGCTGATAGACTTGCTGACGAACATGTTCTGATTGGCCTCTATGTGAATCTGCTCcaaaacaaccccaaaacatg TTTGCTGGAGAGCAGTAACCATCAAGATGAAGAGCACAGTCTCATCGCCCGCTATGCTGCTAGACTGGCTGCTGATGCTGCG GCTCAGCAGCAGAGGGTCCCCACAGACCTCCCGTGCTCTCTGGATGCCAACAAACAGCAGAGGCAGCTCATTGCTGAGCTTGAGAGCAAAAACAG AGAAATCCTGCAGGAAATCCAGCGACTGCGCCTTCAACATGAGGAGGCCTCCCAGCCGCCACCTGACAAGGGTCAGCAGAACCCCACTCTGCTGGCTGAGTTACGACTTCTCAG gCAACGCAAAGATGAACTTGAACAAAGAATGTCTACTCTGCAAGAGAGTCGCAGGGAACTGATGGTGCAGCTGGAGCAACTAATGATGCTTCTCAAG CAGGAAGAGGAACGGAGACAAGCT actCAGGGTCCCGGCTCTCCGCGCTCTTCCCCCAGTCACACCATCAACCGGTCAATCCCCACACCGATCCACTCAGATTCTGCCGGCACGACTCCGACTCACACACCTCAGGACTCACTCATGGGCGTGGGAGGGGATGTTCAGGAGGCCTTCGCTCAGG GGCCGAGGAGAAATTTGAGAAATGACCTGCTCATTGCTGCTGACTCCATCACCAACACAATGTCATCACTGGTTAAAGAACTAAATTCAG AGGGTGGAAGTGAGACTGAGAGCACTGTGGATTCAGACTTTGGGCGTGGTGAAGTGTTGGCCACAACCTCTTCAGACCCCTTCTTCCCTTATAAACCAAG GACTACTAGcgctgcagaggaagagagctaTGAGAATGATctggagcagcagctggaggacGAGCTCAAGTTGGAGGAGCTTATGAAGCACAGGCAGGAACCAGACAAAGCGTGCATG GTGACACTGCAGCAGTGA